The Aliidongia dinghuensis genome contains the following window.
GGCGCTGATCCGCGAGCTCGCGCGCGAAGGACTGGGCGTGCTGATGATCTCGTCGGAGCTCGAGGAGCTGACCGAGGGCTGCCACCGGGTGAGCGTGCTGCGCGACGGCCGCTCGGTCGCCGCGTTCGAGCATCGGGCGGCGAGCGAGCACGCCATCATGAGCGCCATGGCGCATGGTCCGGCGGTGGGAGAGAGCCATGCAGGAGCTTGAGATCGTGGCGCGGCACCGGCGCGCGCGGTTCGTCCCGCCGCGCTGGAGTGCCCTCGGCGGCACCGCTGCGGCACTGGCGCTGCTGCTGGTCTTCAACCTGATCGCGACACCGCATTTCGTCAGCCTGCAGACGCTCTACATCAACCTGACCCAGGTCACGACCATCGTCATCGTCGCGGTCGGCATGACCATGGTGATCGCGACCGGCGGCATCGATCTCTCGGTCGGCTCACTGATGGCGATCGCCGGCGCGCTGGCGCCGCTCATCTTCATGGGGCGGCTGCTCGGCGTCGGCCCGGGGGTGCTTGCCGATGCGCTCGCCTTCGTCGTGCCGCTCCTGGCCGCGACGGCACTCGGCGCCGTCAATGGCTGGCTCATCGCCCGCTTCCGCATCCAGCCGATCGTGGCGACGCTCGTGCTGTTCATCGCCGGCCGCGGCATTGCCCAGGTCATGACCAACGGCAATCTGCAGGCGTTCCACAACGTGAGCTTCCATGCGCTGGGCCTGGGCCGGGTCGCGGGCGTGCCGGTGCAGGTCTGGCTGATGGCGGCGGTGGTCGGTTCGGCCACCTGGGTCATCGGCCGCACGCTCTATGGCCGCCAGCTGCTGGCCGTTGGCGGCAACGAAGCCGCGGCAGCGCTCGCCGGCCTGCCGGTCGGCCGCGTCAAGATCCTGGTCTATGCCGCCTCGGGCCTGCTCGCCGGCCTCGCCGGGCTGATCGTGATCGCGATCAACTCCTCGTCCGACGCCAACCTGGTCGGGCTCGGCATGGAACTGGACGCGATCGCCGCGGTTGCGGTCGGCGGCACGCCCTTGACCGGCGGGCGCGCGTCGATCGTCGGCACGCTCCTGGGCGCGCTCATCATCCAACTCGTGCGCTACACGCTCTTGTCGCACGGCGTGCCGGATGCGGCAGCGCTCGTCGTCAAGGCGGCCATCATCCTGGCCGCGGTCTATCTCCAGCAGATGCGGCGGGCATCATGACCAGCATCGGCGACACCATCGCCTATCGGCCGTCGACCGGGCGGCGCGGCGCCATCCTGCAGCGCCAGGGCGTCGTCGTGGCACTGCTGCTGCTGATCCTGTTCGGCGCCGTGCGCTACGACGATTTCCTCGGCCTCTACAACGTCATGAGCGTACTGCGC
Protein-coding sequences here:
- a CDS encoding ABC transporter permease → MQELEIVARHRRARFVPPRWSALGGTAAALALLLVFNLIATPHFVSLQTLYINLTQVTTIVIVAVGMTMVIATGGIDLSVGSLMAIAGALAPLIFMGRLLGVGPGVLADALAFVVPLLAATALGAVNGWLIARFRIQPIVATLVLFIAGRGIAQVMTNGNLQAFHNVSFHALGLGRVAGVPVQVWLMAAVVGSATWVIGRTLYGRQLLAVGGNEAAAALAGLPVGRVKILVYAASGLLAGLAGLIVIAINSSSDANLVGLGMELDAIAAVAVGGTPLTGGRASIVGTLLGALIIQLVRYTLLSHGVPDAAALVVKAAIILAAVYLQQMRRAS